The Deinococcus ruber genomic interval CACCCTCGACGGCATGGCGCGGGACGTGGACGCCATCCAGAAGCGGGCCGGCTACTACAAGTAAGCAAGTAAGGCAGTATTCGGGTTGATTCCAGTTCCTCTGGACGTCAATCCGGCCGACAGGAGTAGGCATGATGACGTGCTTCCGTGGTCGCAACGCAGGCCCCAAAGCCCACAGGCTGCGCGGGTAGGCAGCGGAGCACGGAGAGTGCCTGACACTGGGAGGGCTGGGGTCGCCCTGGCCCTCTCACTGTTGTGTCAGGCCCGTTTAAGGAGCTCCTTGATCCCCTTGAGGGTATTCGAGCAGAGCGAGTAAGGACAGAAGGACGTCCTGGCGAGAGTGGAGGGATGAAGCGTTGTTGGCACAGTCCCGAAATGGCAGCCAGGCTGGCCTTAAGAGGTGAGCGATGGAACTTCCCCAAACAGCCGCCAAGAGTGCGCCGCCCGCCCTGACGAGCCGCGCCGGGAGCCGCAAGACCGGGCAGCTCAGAAACGGTGGACTCCGCTGGGCGCTGCTCGGCCCGGCCCTGGTGGTCATTCTGGTCACGGTGGTGTATCCGCTGGCGTCGTCGCTGATTACGTCGTTCCGCGACTGGCGACTGATCTATTCGCCCACGCCCGGAGCCTTCGTGGGAGCCGCCAATTACGCCCGCGCCCTGACCGACGCCGGATTTCTCAACAGCCTGCGCGTCAGCGGCGAATACATGCTGATGTCGGTGAGCCTGACGCTGCTATTCGGGCTGGGCATCGCCCTGATTCTTTCCAAACCCACGCCGCTCAATATCTTCACCCGCGCCCTGCTGATCTTTCCCTTCGCGGTGGCCCCGGTGCTCAAGGGCTACAGCTGGCGCTTCATGCTCAATCCGGATTACGGCGTGTACGCCAAGATGATCGGCACCGTGATTCCGCCGCTCAAGGGCTATATCTGGCTGGGGCACGAGTTCAGCGCCCTGCTGAGCATCGTGATGTCGGAAGTGTGGGGCTGGGCACCGCTGTTCGCCCTGATGTTCATCGGCGCGCTGGGGTCTATTCCCTCCGAGACGACCGAGGCCGCCAAGGTGGACGGCGCGACCAGCACGCAGATTTTCTTCCGCATCACCCTGCCGCTGCTGGCTCCGGTCATCTATATCGTGGCGCTCCTCAAGATCATCTCGGCCTTCAAAATGTTCGATCAGGTGGCGATCATGACCGGCGGCGGCCCCGGCGACTCGACCCAGACGCTGTATTTTTACGTGTACCAGGTGGCCTTTCGCAACCTCGACATGGGCTACGCCTCGGCGGTGTCGTACATCCTGGTGGCGATCATGGGGCTGCTGGCCTTTCTGTACGTGCGCGTGCTGCTGAGGGATCACTGATGACGACCCTGGACACTCTGCCCACCTCCACGCCCAAGCGGGTGCCGCTGCGCCGCCGCCTGGAAGACGGTGCAGGCACGCTCGCCACGCTGGCCGTGATCTTCTTCGTGATGTTTCCGCTGGTCTGGATGGTGCTGACCGCCTTCAAAACCGAGGTAGACGCCTTTTCGACCAAGGTGTTCTTTCAGCCCACGCTCGACAACTTCCGGGCCATCTTTTCCGAGCCGACCTCGCTGGGGTCGCACATCTGGATCAGTGCGCTGGTGGCCTGCCTGACCGTCGCCATCACTGTGCCGCTGGGGGCCGCCGCCGCCTACGTGCTGGCCCGGCACCGCTTCCGGGGGCGCGAATCGCTGTCTCTGATCATCCTGATCACCCAGTTCATCCCGGCGGTGGTGGTCGCCATTCCGTTTTTCACGCTGTTCCGTTCGGCGGGCCTGATCGACACGCCCATCGCGCTCGTGATCATCTATCTGTCGTTCACGCTGCCCTACGCCATCTGGATGCTGCGCGGCTTCTTCGACGCGCTCCCGGTCGAGGTCGAAGAGGCGTCGTTCATCGACGGCTGCAACGAACTCCAGACGCTGCGGCTGGTCACGTTTCCGCTGGTGATGCCGGGCATTCTCGTTTCGGCGGTGTTCGCCTTCATCTCGGCCTGGAACGAGTATTTCTTCGCCCTGATCCTGACGC includes:
- a CDS encoding carbohydrate ABC transporter permease, which gives rise to MELPQTAAKSAPPALTSRAGSRKTGQLRNGGLRWALLGPALVVILVTVVYPLASSLITSFRDWRLIYSPTPGAFVGAANYARALTDAGFLNSLRVSGEYMLMSVSLTLLFGLGIALILSKPTPLNIFTRALLIFPFAVAPVLKGYSWRFMLNPDYGVYAKMIGTVIPPLKGYIWLGHEFSALLSIVMSEVWGWAPLFALMFIGALGSIPSETTEAAKVDGATSTQIFFRITLPLLAPVIYIVALLKIISAFKMFDQVAIMTGGGPGDSTQTLYFYVYQVAFRNLDMGYASAVSYILVAIMGLLAFLYVRVLLRDH
- a CDS encoding carbohydrate ABC transporter permease yields the protein MTTLDTLPTSTPKRVPLRRRLEDGAGTLATLAVIFFVMFPLVWMVLTAFKTEVDAFSTKVFFQPTLDNFRAIFSEPTSLGSHIWISALVACLTVAITVPLGAAAAYVLARHRFRGRESLSLIILITQFIPAVVVAIPFFTLFRSAGLIDTPIALVIIYLSFTLPYAIWMLRGFFDALPVEVEEASFIDGCNELQTLRLVTFPLVMPGILVSAVFAFISAWNEYFFALILTRQNSLTLPIAIQSISGPRGPEWQQLAAAGLIVMVPIMVMSLFIRKYFVEGITVGAVK